The genomic region catattctttgaatcactgaatgactcaaatgtgatccctccactttgatccacacagtttaaaaagtttaaatgcctgagctttgaaagatacagtgttggaaagagaacaataatggcgacaatttgagggtaaaatgatggctgtaacactgtggacacagcagcagttgaaagagaagtgcttaagatgaatcttggcacagtggcaggcagagctcgttaagcaggcaggtgtgagcctggttgctatagtgactgcacccaatggctccatacacacgtacacagacatgcgcctcacttttgctgcttaaaatgaacagaaaagtcaggccgaaacaaatcgctcccaaatgaaaagtataggtcgtattgacaaaattctttcaccgtgagcggcAGCAATGTCCactctacctaattctcagttttcatgcctgtggagtttattatatggacgtggtgacagtgtaaaaacaccatgctcttctgattttcaaaccaaCCTTCTGAGCcgttttaacattagagtctatggaagagttggagggaggaggctgtgcattggtgacatttatgaaagaaccgtaacacctaggacaatagtaaacacattggatgaaagaggacagccatggctacgttttgagggtaaaatcatacctgtagagcaaacgctgcggacacagcagcagttttaaaaaagattttaagattaatttttttgctcctctcactctagcagttgagctgtctcactctagccccaacattccgtcccatacacacccattataaactctgaaacgggtgaaaaaacatcatgaaacttaaactggaactgaagaaaaagtataatagatattgaaaagataaatacaagttgaatagttgaatgtcttgtcttcgttttaaagtttgaatggtggctctatgtcaatgtatgtggaagtagatacagtttaaagaggaggaagttgaatgagaatttgaagggtctccccattgaaatacatgggaaatttttgttgaaaaaagttgaataaaattaaaaatataaatgttaaaaatgagaaaaatagaagcagtcatgtccaaaagaataggaatctaatggtgtttgaatggtttttctaagttgaacggttttgaaggagatagagtacaaaaaacgtacggaatccataataataaaatataataaaatagaataaagattcgaagaacaatactgtgaatgcttgaaaagcattcacactaataaagattagaagaacaatactgtgaatgcttttcaagcattcacactaattaacTTTCTAGCTTCTCTTTTCAGTCGAGCTGCTGATATTTATAGTAACATAATTCTTTCCCTCATTTTGTCTGACCCCCTCCATCCTTCACATCTGTATTCTCCTTGCAAAATTACTTAcgttcaccccccccccccccccccccccccctcgcgCTCCCTCTGTCTGTCATTTGTTCTGCCTCATACCCTCTCCGTCTATCTCTGCAGGAACATTTAAGCTTCTGATAGAGTTTTCTGAGGAGTACCCAAACAAGCCTCCCACGGTTCGGTTTGTCTCCAGAATGTTTCACCCAAATGGTAAGTGGGCTAGCAGCTGAAATGCCCTCAATTATCAGTGGTGCAGCACCCATGTTCACTGAAGCTTACAAAGTGTTCTGACCTTCAAGCAACTAAGCTAGTCTAGTGAATAAAATGACAGTGTGGGGTCATTTCTGAACACATTATAGTTGATacagaaatacttttttgtaATGGCTCTATTTGTGTGTATTATATCTATACTATATCCTTTATCTGTTACAGATCAtctaaaatgttactttttcaGTCGGGTTTATATAAAATTGTGCTAAAAAACAAATTGTAggaataaaaatttaaattatttacataatcattgccttttatttctttaaaaacatctttgttacaatatatataatataaaaatagattttaaaatttcagGTATGTTTATGTGATCTATGTGTTGAAGTATACTAGAATAAGTGTTCAACATAACACGTTTTGGCTGCCAGGTCAGTAGATCAGACTTTTACTGGCTATTTTAATTACCTTCTACACTAAATCTATAAGAATGTTGCACAAACTATGagtagatttatattttacagtgtaACATCATCCCTGTCTATAGGCTGCAGGTATATCTCATAGAAGGAGAGTGGACAGCCTAGTTTAAAGACTGAGGACTTTATCTGCATCTAGCTTTTATTGTAGCAGGTAGAAAGGCGTCAggaaagctgaaagaaagaacagTAAATGGCATCAGGGCGGCCTCCACATTAACCTTATGCCAAATGAGTCACATGCTGAACCAGTGAGCTAATCCAGCCAGATAAACCAGCACCCCTATGCTTCAGTTTTAAACCCAATCTAAAAAAATTGTAGGTTTTTGTAGATGATTGTGTAATATTGAATATATTTTgtgcaaataaacacacatcaagacTTCTGTAGCTATTAAATGAAACCCTACAgtgttaatatatatatatatattttcttttaaagagttaaaaaaaaatgtccaggaGCAAAAATGAACCACTGCAACTTTCCACTAGGTTTATACCAGCGGCCCAATTCctctgtttaaaaatgaaattgtaagaatgtttaacttttttacatttttactcagAATAAATATCCAACTCTTGCTAAACATGTTGTAAATTTGtcaattttcctttttaatggtttgttattttattcagtttctGGTGGTAGACCCAGTCTTCCAGATCTCGCAGTCTCAATAAACATGCATCAGAgcctaaaatgtattttcacacatttttatgaACTATAATAACCTTGGTGGATGCCGGCATTGTGATGAGTTATGTACGTAATATGTTAGACTTATTTATggctttgtttcatttttaagttTTCAGTTTGCAGTGCTACAATAAGAACAAGCACCAGATTACAATGTACTTCACCAGTAATGTAAAGAAACTGTCTTGatgatttaaattcaatttaaatgtttaattttaaaaagtgtcatGTATTTATTAAAGGGACGGCGCACATTAATGTCTATATTTAATCTGTAGCCTCTGGCAGgtcaaacaaaaacagtacAATGAGAAAACAAGGGGCAACAATTAAATATGAAAGCATACAGCATTAAATATAACGCACATTAGCATAAAATGAATGGTCACGGATACATTCCTCATTAGCTTTAGTTGTAAATGTGTTGCTGATCTTTTTCTCTGCATGTCAGTTTACGCAGATGGCAGTATATGTTTAGACATACTTCAGAATCGCTGGAGCCCCACATACGATGTGTCGTCCATACTCACCTCCATCCAGGTTGGTCGTGTTTCACTCccttttcatacattttaattCACGGTGAAGCATGATGATTCTATACAGGGACATCCGAAGTATCTCTCCTGGTTATTTAATCTTCAGGATGTCAACATTTTCATCATTagtcttcctttttttctctctcgcaGTCATTGCTGGACGAGCCAAACCCCAACAGCCCAGCCAACAGTCAGGCCGCACAGCTCTATCAGGAAAACAAGAGAGAGTACGAGAAGAGGGTGACGGCCATCGTGGAGCAGAGCTGGGTGGATGTCTGAGCTCCTCTTGTTCTCTGCTCTTCTCTCCATCACCCACTCTTCACCATCCAAGTACTTCAGTCTCTCATTTTTACCTCAtcgagaaaaaaaatcaagaaaaaagaaaacacagcaacTATATCAGAAGAACTTAAGTGCCACACTGGGGGGGGGCGCAAGAACAACCAAACCAGAATGGACATTACCTTGCTTGCCAATGCATTTTAGGGAAACAGGAGAGGGGAAATCAATCTTGTATTTGTTCCctgtctttacttttattttatttttttattgcatgaTGTGACATAAGTTATTGCTAACAGAATTTGTAATATATCTCTGGTTGGAAtgatgctgtttgtgtttcacaGACTCCTTCCCatccccccctcttttttttttttttgtatccacAACTTGGCTAAGAAAGGGGCACATCAATGACTGAATCATTATTTTGAAAGTCGTGGGAAAAGCCAAAATCGGTagcatcatcaccatcatcgtCATCTTTGAAGTCGACAGCAGATTCAGCTGATAAAGAGCAGTCCCTGATCTCTTCCAGCATATCTCTGTTTATTTTAAGAGATGCTGTAGGTTTGGGCTCGCAGACGTCACAGGCTGCAGCAGTGCCAAGTCTCCCTTGCACTGATGAATCATGACTGGCAATCTCTGAGCTTTTCTTTTAATCATTTCTGCTCGCGGGTAGAAGAAGGTTGTTTGAGAGGGTTATGAGAAAGTGAATATTAACACGGAAAACTTGGACTGAGGCTCTGCAGTCCCCGACAGTTTCATTCTTTGGTATATTAGAAACCGCATATAATGCTATAATCAAAATATATGTAGGGCCTGATGGCCCTTAGCCAGCGAGTTCAGATGTGGGTGGTGTCGCTGTATCATTCGATGTGGGGGGGATGGGGACAGAATTGGCATTGCTGGAGGTACTCTGCTTCTACATCGTGTGTTTCTTTAGtctgctttttttctatttattgaaCCTTTTTACTGTTTGCAGTCAAACTGTTCTCCTCTTGGTTTTCTCATTTAGTTTGTCAAAGAAAGTAAATGACTTCTGAATGCTTTGTCGCCTGTGACATGTGTCAGCCTGAACACAGTCGGTGCTTTTGttctttctcttaaaaatgACACAGCTGACATCTGAATTAGCAAATAAGCAGAGAATGAAAGCTTCATACGGTTTTTTTTCCCTATAATTTTTGGGCACTTTATAAGAGAATTGATTGGATAAGAACAAACTGCTGCAAAGATCATAAAGCCTGTTCTAAGAGTGTGATGTCAACTGTTTTCCTAAGGGCTCAAGTTGTTTTCATGCCTGCTTTTTGCCCACCGTTTTATTTGCTCTTATTTCCCCCATTTAAAAACGCCATCCCTCGAGTGTAAATTACTCACTTAACCTGCCCGACTCCGGCTAAGTAATCAGTCATCATAAACCAGAATTCCTCTTTTCCTTGATAATAAAGGTTATATTGTGGCTTGTGACTTATCTCACCCAATAAGCAGAAGGGATATGTTATAAAAAACAATTTTGTGAAATAAACATAATGTATACTTAACGATATGCTGtataaacataataaaaaaaccaCATTTTTCAGACTTTGACACAGGTTCTGGTCATTTATTCATCCATCTGGTTCCTTGTGCACTTTACCAGGCTGGGTTAATTCCAGGTGACACAGGTAACCTGGACCCACAGGGTTAACGCGAAGAGACCGACAGCCGGTCTCATAATTAACTATAGGGTGGAACTATTACACAGAGTATTGTAGTTTTTCATATTGTCATGTAACTTGGTTAAAGCAAGATATTGCAACATTTCTGGCATGTTTGCTGAGCCTCTGTCTTTACGCTGCTCGTACCAAAATCAATGTGAGCTTCATCAAAACTTGAGATTAGTACTGCAGTGATTGATTGATAAGatgtacagttatttttttatttttggcctgtcccgtttggctcttttgccatcagaattgttgtctaaaggcaaagaaagatgcccaacggatttactttaccaaactgaccatcccagccttgccgtaatggtccatttgattcaccttttattgtttattttattttcacttactgaatacgggacagacttgactgggggaaagaaggggagaaagaaagagggaaagagaaacagctgagaagagagacgggggagaagggcaaaagacaaaaaccaacagaacgggcagagaaaaaaaaatgcatatatcaatcacctgggtcacctgctgagaaagaaaaaagaaagcaagcagaagagaacaagagtaatagaataaacaacatcacaatgatatatgggaatatgacagtaaatactaaatgttaaacattattgtgcagcacataagatcaacagaacacagtgtgctttgaggtaggagccaaaaagggtgtagtttgtgggtgtgatcacccgtgtgtacacctgtgagcatggacgcgcttgttttttgtttttttaaaaggttccttcatgtaatgatctgctagagggtgtgggggggccacagccccgtcctccagggcatgaagcaggtatggaggagatcaaaactccagacatccagaggcccccagaacacaagagaccaaggaagaacaacagaggggcagctgcgccactgtcccagaaagagctgaggagagtcccagatgagggctcactcagcagccacggagcagaagccagggggagttgcagtgacgcgcccgtgagctccgccagcagccagctgcgcctgagtgaccgagccccaggccgagaggccgggggcaccccacctccgaagtggcccgagcgagccccaggctccaggccccgataagcggccgccaaggagtgagccggtgtgtacctggccgcccatccccggacacaaagaaccaccaacgcaccgacacctgagggagtccgccactggcaggggaagtggtggtagggggagataggcctccaaaccttggagggcctgagatgtccccagagaggtggcgcctgacacccaacctgacatatagacacagacatacaggcacacacagacacaaacatccattcccaccctcatgctctcatatacactcactccacactcaaccaacgtggagacagacataaagagacgttgtacacacgatcacactccctaagcgtactctacaaaccgggtctaggtgcccccgcccctggaggggggaactgcacccagacccaggtggtgtttcccttttccctgcggtggggggaggcagaccccAGATGTACAGTTATTAATGAGCAATAGTAAATATTGCCAAAACCTAAATCCATTCATTGTATTTGTGTGGCATATTAAATCAGATtttattaaatgcaaaaatgaatCACAAGTACAGTAATGTCccaaaatgttaatgttaagtCACTAAACCGTGGCTTAAGATGAAATAGTCTTTTGGGAAGCTCTCATATATTAGAACTAAAAAACAGTTCTCACAGTATTGAATCTGTGGGATGAAGTCAGTTTGGTGAGTGCATGTCTGCGTGTTTAACTTTGCTTGTGAATCACTTGGTATGCGTGTCTGTAAGCCTTTAAAGGAGAATGTGGTGGTTGTAATGAAGAGAAGCAATTATATCAGCATTCTCAGAACTGAGGCTTGCCCTGTGCTTTTGCAAAGCTTCCTGCTGAAGAAAACAGACGTTCTGACGGTGCACATGTTAATAattaatgttaataataatcGAGTGTTCAGCCTCACAGCCCCAGGTCAGCTGCTCAAGAGTTTTACTGACCTATATTTTCACTGGTCTGCAAAAAagctttaattttcatattttgaaACATATTGATTAAATTGTTTTAATGTATTCAGAGAAATCTGCAAAATAATGTTGCTAAAGCCTTCAAGTAAATATGGTCTAGTGCACCCTTTAGAGTCACCCCTGCTTGCTGCAGGTATTGCTGCCATGTAAAATAAGACAGCTGCCAACACACCGTGCCAGAGTAAGTTAACAGCTTTCATGTTAACCTCTGTAGCTTTACTTTTAACTAAAGTTCACTTTTCTACATGTCGGAGCTCGTTGAACCGACATAGTTATAAGTAGcagtatttgtattttattgccgTATATGATTAACTATGGAGTGGCTCCATAATGTAGTCAAAAACAATGTGACCAGGAGGAGGCACAGACCTAGACAGCAATGACCAcacaaaaatgataaaacaagttcTTTATTGTGCTTCAGACAAGAACACCAGTGTCATCTTTAGTTTGaagctacatttaaaaaacacattttttaaaaaataaaaaaagtaaaactgtgaTTGAAATAGTCGAGCAGTGGGGCTCACAAACTCCCGCAGACACCGCTGCTGTTTGTGCACAAATAAAAAAGGCTGAAAGTCTGAAAAGGCCAGTTTTTTggctcaaaataaaaatgtcttttgatgtCTGAACTCCTCacaaagggttagggttaggtaaGGTAAGGGTTAAAAACACCAGGAttgtaaaactatttaaaaaaaaaaaaaaaaagtctgacgtGATAAAAGCTGAATCCAGTCTGTGTTGATCCAGCATGACTGGTCCGGTCATCGACCCTGTGACGGAGCAGAGAGATCCATGAACAAAGACTGTCATTATAGCTGTATGTAtatgctgcgtgtgtgtgttcacagacaTACCTGTTGCTTCTTAACAATCTCATCTCTCGTCTTGAAGACCGGTGCGTCCTCCACTACGATGCCTTCAGCCATTTCCTTCACTTTTTCCAGCAGCTCTGTGCTATACCTGCCATCGATTATGAGACATAACACTTCATTAAACCAGAATTCATCCGTGTGCTTTATATTCTTCTGTAAGGATATAGTGCACTGGGAAAATAACAtcactgaacaacagaaaactaTAATACTGGTAAGAGAAGAATTGTTTATTCTTCGATAAAGTTAACAGATGTGAATGGTTTCTTCACCTCCTACACATTTCCCTTCATATAAATGAAATTTAGTCCTGCTTCTGATTCACCTTTGAGTGCAAACTTATGGATGAAAAAATAGTGATACCCTTTTATCTGGCATTTTTGCATGATTGCACCCTATACCAATTCCGAGGATTAATGTCTTTTAGAAGGTGTAATCACAGAAGACATCCAATATGCACTTCAACAGCCAGCGCTGCTCCTCGAGCGCCCTCAAACTCACTGAAATGAAAATCCAATTTTGTGGGTTTATTGCTGTCCAAAAGCTAATACCAGTCGCAGACCCCAGTGGCTGCAATTACAGATTACTACAATGACAAGTCGATCTGTTAAGTTGTTTGGTGTGTAacaaaaaatacagattttgttttaaataactggaaaaacaaaaaacagtttctgtCTAAGAGTCCATCCAAATCATTCATATCAAGTCAGGCATGCATTTCATAATCACAGTATATCACAAATGTCAGTAAATCAATCTAGTCAGCCGGGAAGAAGAAACCTGCTTTGTTGCAAAAGAAAGTGACATGTGCACTGGAGAGGCAACAAAAAGACAGCCCACCCTAGTTCTGCTTTTTGCTAACATCCATGTAATTGCTAGTAGAGTGAGGCAGAACCATGAAGCCCATTCACATTGCACAGGTAGTGTAGCTTCTCTGGGATTGCACATCCATACTTGCTGTTGCAAGGTTAGCTATATCTGCCCGCACACGCTAAACATGAGTTTGGAGAGTGGGTTACCCAGACCTGACTACTACCAGACCTTTTGAATCAAGAAACCACTTatcattttaaatagtttttcacAACACTGCAACCAGTCAGAGGAGATTTTTAAGGGCAGATTTTCCCCTCAACTTTGGCCAAGTGCTTGGGGTTAGAGGATCGCTAAATCGTAGGGTTTCAATTTCTTATGTGGCAGAATTTTTACCATATACACcatatataaaaacataagaTGCCACCACAAACAGTAACAAAAATAGGTTAAATTGAAAACAAGGCCTGTAACTTTATAAAGAGACCCACTTGATAACCAAAGACTGTTTTTCCAGTGAAGAAAGACTGGATGTTGTCCAGTAGCCGGCACAAACATCTGATATACTGATATCAATGCAATATTGCATTTGATATTTCCATTATACATACATTATATTTTTTCCCTGAACCACAATTTTTAGggccatttaaaaaatgtataaccACATAATTTATCCAGCAGGATATCTTCACAAATCTTTACAAACTCAGCATCGTCTGCAGcatatggaagcccgtttccgccactaaaaaaaaaaaaaaaaacctagtatccataactcgaaatttcgagaaaataactcgaaatttcgagttacttttctcaaaatttcgagttagctctgtcaatcaaaaatatacgtgaatgaggtcgctttcttgttacccggaagcatatggcgcaggaccgcgcactcaaaaacggatcccaacaaattaaagtatgtttgctgatagtaacaccatgtgattcagctaataacacatcatttgtgaagccaggctgaaaacactcagcaatctgtgcattcacgactggatgtaataccggtagcttagctgtagcatttgtagctgagggcttcagcttccgggtaacatggaaatgacgtcattcacgtagattactgattggcagcgctaactcgaaatttcgagttgcttttctcaaaattttgagttaatatgtcgaaatttcgagataataactcgaaatttcgagataataacttgaaatttcgagataataacttgaaatttcgagataataacttgaaatttcaagaaaataactcaaaattttgagttatggatccttttttttttttttttagtggcggaaacgggcttccatagcaGCAAATGTAGCAGAGTAGCATTGCAGCTTATGCAGACGACTCCAGTGCTGCAGGGGGCAGCACCGAGCCCACCAGCGGAAAATAAACCTCACTATAAACAATAAACTCTGAATATAAATAGTTTGGGGTAAGTAAGCAgcaggaacaacaacaacaacaacaataataataataagtaagtaagtaaatacTAAATCTAAAATTAAACTAATAACAATTTCAGAGAAAAGAGAACACTGGTTGTTACCCTTTAGCAACCCTTTAGTTTGTTTAATAAGGAAGACTAAACTTAAAAACAGTGGTTAGTCATCCCGGGCTGAGGGAGCTGTGGAGCGGCTGTCTTAGAAAAAGTGTCCGTCAGCAGGCTTTAATTAGAGGCATGAAAGCACGCTGTGTTTACCCACCGGCAGCCGAGGAAGACGTTGTTGGCCCACACCATTGAGAGGGAGAGCAGGTGGTCCAGCTGCGAGTCTTCAAAGTCATTCAAGTTCCGCAGGATGAACTCCCGCCTGGGCTCCCAGTGCTTGTCGCTCTCCCAGTAGCCTCTGTAGTTCTCCACCTGCTCGGCCACAGCTCGGTTTTGCTGGATAAAATCCTGAACGTCCAGGGAAGACATCTTGCTCTCCCTCGGCCAAGACAACAAAAGCGACTTCCTGTCCTTTCAAGCGGGTCTTTGAAGTCGTCTTACAGCCCTGCTTGTTTTCCACAGCGCCACGCAGTGGTGGAGCAGAGCGGTGGTTTACATCCAAACGTGAACAGCAACTCTCAATATTTCATATGCAGTGTGCTTCAGAGATACTATGAAGTGCCATAATTAAGAAATAATGTatcaaataattaataaattaacatataaattcattttatttaaaaatcaataatattattttactatCTAATTGATTATTTTATGGTTCATGAATTTATtgtgtcagcctcacccattcGGGGAGTGGGGTTAAAGCCGATATAGTTAAACCCACTGTTTTGGTGTGGAGTTGTTTCTTTCAGTGGGTGTTTCTCAGTGACAAGTACACAGAGTTTGTACTTGCACACTTGTTACTTCCCACTTGGCAAGTAGGGCAGAAGACAGAGCTTACAGTGCGCCAGCAGCATAACTGATGACATCAGGTGCTTAgtatttacaatgaaaaaaaaaggagatgtaATTACctgtgggtttttaaaaaaaatatttatacagttttataaCCACTCCGTCAAGTTGCTCAGCTATAAAAGGCAACTAGTTTTGTTCAAAATGCTTTCTGGGATACCTGACTGCACACATCACTAATAATTCTGTGATGACGCATCAAACAATTATCTGGTATCGATCTATCTTCACTGGCTATGCAAGTAACAGCAAACGaaccagaattttttttttaaattgtgaatttaattgaatttttgtcattatttatttcaaatttaaatttgttatcaatgcatttaattaattgtttaattttgtatttatttattgcattctGGGACTCTTGGCCCTCCACAGTCAGGCAGTAATGGACAGTAATTATTATCCCTCTCAGATAATCTAGAGAGCTTTCTCTTACATTTATATCTCATGTCTCAatttctgcatttatttatctattccagatttttttgtaattaagtaaatatataataaactaTACTGTAACAACTAAAACCAACAAGCGCAAAAAGAGAATTTAACATGGCTTAGTAAATGTAGCCTTGCCAtgtacacacatttaaaaaacattatattatattataaatttaaaaaagtttttttcaacgttattttcttactttttaaaaactgaaacagcGTCATTACGATTCTATTGGTTTTAATATTGCTTTAAGAAATGTTCAAACTTATCTTTGGTACTTCAATCTACAACATAACACCCCATCTTAGCTCAGAAAATGACTGTCTTCTGACTAttacttgtttttaattttattttatttttaaaaaaatattgaatatttcatttattgaaAGACTCCACCCAGGGACTGCAGATATaaatgagatttttttgttaaatttgttggaaaaatattttaatttttttttgttaaagcacATAATAAGTTAGCATTTATTAAagtattattttgaaaaaatcAGAACATTTACTGAGGTCTGAGTGTAGTGTGATTAAAAGAATTCACTTACATGGCAGGAATGCTTTTGATCGCATTTCTTCTAATCGTCTGACTAATCAAAGCAGATGAGATCACTTCAAGGATAAGTCTGTGTTCCGTGTTAAGTGGTAATTCCTGGACCCTGACACTGATTCGCATGAATGAAACGAAGCCATCCGTAATGTTAATTGAATccgtgtttttgctttttacgtgcagcagtctcaaaatttaAGGAGAGCCACTCACCGCCTTTAACGGCTGCCAAGAAGCCACATTAGCTGACTGTAGACTGTAGTTGGGCCAACACAGCTTTAGGCTTCCCGGGGCTTCTCCCCCCCTCCTTCTGTGCCGTCTTTCCATGTTTGAAATTCACGGAGCAGGTAGTGTGTCAGTGAAATGTTTGCACCACATGCTCGCTCACtcgctttcatgtttttttttccttcttacttGAGTGAAATCTCTATGCACTTGACCAGCCTGCCAGGAATGATCAGAGAGAAACACTGGACCTCCAGTCTATGGAAAGGAGCTTATGGACAGTCATTCAAGCTCA from Astatotilapia calliptera chromosome 10, fAstCal1.2, whole genome shotgun sequence harbors:
- the cdkn2aipnl gene encoding CDKN2AIP N-terminal-like protein — translated: MSSLDVQDFIQQNRAVAEQVENYRGYWESDKHWEPRREFILRNLNDFEDSQLDHLLSLSMVWANNVFLGCRYSTELLEKVKEMAEGIVVEDAPVFKTRDEIVKKQQGR
- the ube2b gene encoding ubiquitin-conjugating enzyme E2 B — translated: MSTPARRRLMRDFKRLQEDPPTGVSGAPSENNIMLWNAVIFGPVGTPFEDGTFKLLIEFSEEYPNKPPTVRFVSRMFHPNVYADGSICLDILQNRWSPTYDVSSILTSIQSLLDEPNPNSPANSQAAQLYQENKREYEKRVTAIVEQSWVDV